One window of Microcoleus vaginatus PCC 9802 genomic DNA carries:
- a CDS encoding N-acetyltransferase encodes MGFWKNLFSSSESASVPQTAEFEEDVAVGLGDPLSPTFRKPASGNARIFFSCDRDIDLYELEELCNAVGWSRRPLRKVKKAIQHSFLVVSMWEMRGSQRRLVGFARATSDHAFNATLWDVVVHPDYQGKGMGKALMKYIIKKLRSEDISNITLFADPQVVDFYRNLGFMSDPEGIKGMFWYPD; translated from the coding sequence ATGGGTTTTTGGAAAAACTTATTTAGTAGTTCTGAGTCTGCCTCTGTACCCCAAACAGCGGAATTTGAGGAAGATGTGGCTGTTGGGTTAGGCGATCCGCTTTCCCCAACGTTTCGCAAACCCGCCAGCGGCAACGCTCGCATCTTTTTCAGTTGCGATCGGGACATTGACCTCTACGAACTCGAAGAACTTTGTAATGCAGTGGGTTGGTCCCGCCGTCCCCTGCGTAAAGTCAAAAAAGCTATTCAGCACAGCTTCCTAGTCGTCTCTATGTGGGAGATGCGGGGCAGCCAGCGACGGCTGGTGGGTTTCGCCAGAGCGACTTCAGACCATGCTTTTAATGCCACGCTTTGGGATGTGGTAGTTCATCCCGACTACCAGGGCAAAGGCATGGGCAAGGCGCTGATGAAATACATCATTAAAAAACTCCGCAGTGAAGATATCAGCAACATTACCTTATTTGCTGACCCTCAGGTGGTGGATTTTTACCGCAATTTGGGCTTTATGTCCGATCCAGAGGGGATTAAAGGTATGTTTTGGTATCCAGATTAG
- a CDS encoding peptide chain release factor N(5)-glutamine methyltransferase: MFVSGLELWQWVNQAKTEAITYDIPLAEIDWLLQELAGLDRLALRLESFKDLPKIELKFSLSELAQLWQRRLQERVPVQYLTGVAHWRHFSLKVTPAVLIPRPETELLIDLAVEAVKSRLEAENINQKSTPPNPPLLRGGEDLNLSELRGGEFGKSHWVDLGTGSGAIAIGLASALTNAKVYAVDCSSEALAVARLNAENLGFGARINFYQGLWWEPLAFLKGQVSGMVSNPPYIPSSTVLTLEPEVVRHEPHLALDGGLDGLDCIRHLVETAPDYLESGGVWLVEMMAGQAEAVADMLQSHGSYGEVQIFSDLAGIDRFALAYRL, from the coding sequence ATGTTTGTTTCTGGTTTAGAGCTTTGGCAGTGGGTGAATCAAGCTAAAACAGAGGCGATCACCTATGACATTCCCCTAGCAGAAATTGACTGGCTGCTGCAAGAGCTGGCTGGTTTGGATAGGTTGGCTCTGCGTTTGGAGTCGTTTAAAGATTTGCCAAAAATTGAATTAAAGTTTTCTTTATCTGAACTTGCTCAATTGTGGCAGCGGCGCTTGCAGGAACGGGTGCCGGTGCAGTATTTAACGGGAGTTGCACATTGGCGGCATTTTTCGCTGAAAGTAACGCCGGCGGTGCTAATTCCGCGTCCTGAAACGGAATTGCTGATCGATTTGGCTGTAGAAGCTGTTAAAAGCCGTTTAGAAGCAGAAAATATCAATCAAAAATCTACCCCCCCCAACCCCCCCTTACTAAGGGGGGGAGAAGATTTAAACTTATCCGAGCTTCGGGGGGGAGAATTTGGCAAATCGCATTGGGTGGATTTGGGGACGGGCAGCGGGGCGATCGCGATCGGCTTGGCTTCTGCGTTGACAAATGCTAAGGTTTATGCAGTAGATTGCAGTTCGGAAGCTTTGGCAGTTGCTCGACTGAATGCTGAGAATTTGGGTTTTGGAGCGCGAATTAATTTTTATCAAGGTTTGTGGTGGGAACCGCTAGCATTTCTCAAAGGTCAAGTGAGTGGCATGGTGTCTAACCCGCCTTACATTCCCAGCAGCACGGTGTTGACTCTGGAACCGGAGGTTGTCCGACACGAACCTCATCTGGCGTTAGACGGCGGCTTGGACGGGTTAGATTGCATCCGGCATTTGGTAGAAACGGCTCCCGATTATTTAGAATCCGGGGGAGTTTGGTTGGTGGAGATGATGGCGGGACAAGCTGAGGCGGTAGCTGATATGCTGCAAAGTCACGGGAGTTACGGTGAAGTTCAGATATTTTCTGATTTAGCAGGAATCGATCGGTTTGCCTTAGCCTACCGTCTTTAG
- a CDS encoding Sua5/YciO/YrdC/YwlC family protein yields MTQVLMDALVQGAISGNHIVSFPTDTVPALAARPDRSELIFAAKRRSQDKPLILMAASAQALWPYVQGSAAELNLWQQVAESYWPGALTLVLPASPKVPAAMNSIDPTTIGVRVPNLPLALKILEQTGPLATTSANLSGQPPLESVTEIEAVFPEVLTLMPSELATATTASSLPSTVAKWTGSDWEILRQGAIELEC; encoded by the coding sequence ATGACACAAGTTTTGATGGATGCCCTAGTTCAAGGGGCAATTTCTGGCAATCATATCGTCAGTTTTCCTACAGATACTGTACCCGCTTTGGCTGCGCGACCCGATCGCTCGGAGTTGATTTTTGCAGCTAAACGTCGCAGTCAAGACAAACCGCTGATTTTGATGGCCGCATCGGCCCAGGCCTTGTGGCCCTACGTGCAGGGAAGTGCAGCAGAGTTAAACTTGTGGCAGCAAGTAGCCGAATCCTATTGGCCGGGGGCGTTAACTTTGGTGCTGCCGGCTTCGCCAAAAGTCCCGGCGGCGATGAATTCGATCGACCCCACTACAATCGGAGTACGAGTGCCTAACCTTCCCCTTGCGCTCAAAATTCTAGAACAGACAGGCCCTTTGGCTACTACCAGCGCTAATTTATCCGGTCAGCCGCCTCTGGAGTCTGTGACAGAAATTGAGGCTGTGTTTCCCGAAGTCTTGACATTAATGCCTTCTGAATTAGCAACAGCGACAACAGCTTCGAGTTTGCCTTCCACTGTGGCTAAATGGACTGGCAGCGATTGGGAAATATTGCGACAAGGCGCTATCGAGTTAGAATGCTAA